In Nocardia asteroides, a single genomic region encodes these proteins:
- a CDS encoding SpoIIE family protein phosphatase has protein sequence MTMDAGERGDDAGAVLTAFLDDYAAVLRRHLAAPEQGGLGEGYELGRRALVERISLLDLTENHFRVAQAAQRSPAAPDQRIAENALEFLLQTLAALDIATRGYLDGTKAYEQQRTRADDLAGRDAFRTALVESLQDGFFVAEADGTVVEVNSAFGALTGYGPGDVPFALPHPWSPPAAPRYPDLGSESLRWVMPIQHRDGRKVWLAVSTSTLVKPENDERIVVGTIRDVTAEHDAQARDQAASRLATAVGAATSVAEVLAVGLDELRRTAGAAEAVVAVWPARTAEPEIYTSGPDRPDEDEFADVPARAVPDGPDRETRALLERARRRAPRSLQVLPDGTDSAAGIVAPLGETGDAALWLRFAAPRAVAAADRTLFSLLIGHLSLAMQRARNFDQARATSLTLQRAMLGPIELPPRFSVHYEPALPPLEIGGDWYDVVPLRDGTIGVVVGDCVGRGLSAAVVMGQLRTAARALLLRGAGPAQLLAELDAVAARIPGAMCTTVCAAVLDPVRGVVRYSSAGHMPPILADVGEVGRLLEGGRAVPLATFDTPRRPEASTALPPGATLVLFTDGLVERRGVDIDDSFAQIADVLAGTPGRLPREVADAVLSRLRPAAGYDDDVAMVVYRQPPAPLLLDVPAAAEQLTVLRRTLKAWFAAAAVPHDLAADLVAAANEACSNSVEHAYLHKRPGRVVLAAECDTETVVIVVRDDGDWKPRAADPGYRGRGIEMMKALTEDVEIEHTGEGTRVRMWVTLPAITFPTANPIRSAGQPG, from the coding sequence ATGACGATGGACGCCGGGGAGCGCGGCGACGACGCCGGTGCGGTGCTCACCGCCTTCCTCGACGACTACGCGGCGGTGCTGCGCAGGCACCTGGCCGCGCCGGAGCAGGGCGGGCTCGGCGAGGGGTACGAACTCGGCAGGCGCGCCCTGGTCGAGCGGATCAGCCTGCTCGACCTCACCGAGAACCACTTCCGGGTGGCGCAGGCCGCGCAGCGCTCACCGGCGGCGCCGGACCAGCGGATCGCGGAGAACGCGCTGGAGTTCCTGCTGCAGACGCTGGCCGCGCTGGACATCGCCACCCGCGGCTACCTGGACGGCACCAAGGCCTACGAGCAGCAGCGCACCCGCGCCGACGACCTCGCCGGGCGCGACGCTTTCCGCACCGCGCTGGTGGAGTCGCTGCAGGACGGCTTCTTCGTGGCCGAGGCGGACGGCACCGTCGTCGAGGTGAACTCGGCGTTCGGCGCGCTCACCGGCTACGGCCCCGGCGACGTCCCGTTCGCGCTGCCGCACCCGTGGTCGCCGCCGGCCGCACCGCGCTACCCCGACCTCGGCAGCGAGTCGCTGCGCTGGGTGATGCCGATCCAGCACCGGGACGGCCGCAAGGTCTGGCTCGCGGTGAGCACCAGCACGCTGGTGAAGCCGGAGAACGACGAGCGCATCGTCGTCGGCACCATCCGCGACGTCACCGCCGAGCACGACGCGCAGGCCCGCGACCAGGCCGCCTCCCGGCTGGCGACCGCGGTCGGCGCGGCCACCAGCGTGGCCGAGGTGCTCGCCGTCGGGCTGGACGAGCTGCGCCGCACCGCGGGCGCGGCCGAGGCCGTCGTCGCGGTCTGGCCCGCGCGCACCGCGGAGCCGGAGATCTACACCTCCGGCCCGGACCGCCCGGACGAGGACGAGTTCGCCGACGTCCCGGCGCGCGCGGTCCCGGACGGGCCGGACCGGGAGACCAGGGCGCTGCTGGAGCGCGCGCGGCGCCGCGCGCCGCGCTCGCTGCAGGTGCTGCCGGACGGAACGGACAGCGCCGCGGGCATCGTCGCCCCGCTCGGCGAGACCGGGGACGCCGCGCTCTGGCTGCGCTTCGCCGCACCGCGCGCGGTGGCCGCCGCCGACCGCACGCTCTTCTCGCTGCTCATCGGGCACCTGAGCCTGGCGATGCAGCGGGCCCGCAACTTCGACCAGGCCCGCGCCACCTCGCTCACGCTGCAGCGGGCCATGCTCGGCCCGATCGAGCTGCCGCCGCGCTTCTCGGTGCACTACGAGCCGGCGCTGCCGCCGCTGGAGATCGGCGGCGACTGGTACGACGTGGTGCCGCTGCGCGACGGCACCATCGGCGTCGTGGTCGGCGACTGCGTCGGCCGCGGGCTCTCCGCCGCGGTGGTGATGGGCCAGCTGCGCACGGCCGCGCGGGCGCTGCTGCTGCGCGGGGCCGGTCCGGCGCAGCTGCTGGCCGAGCTGGACGCGGTGGCGGCGCGGATCCCCGGCGCCATGTGCACGACGGTCTGCGCGGCGGTGCTCGACCCGGTGCGCGGCGTCGTCCGGTACAGCAGCGCCGGGCACATGCCGCCGATCCTGGCCGACGTCGGCGAGGTCGGGCGGCTGCTCGAGGGCGGGCGCGCGGTGCCGCTGGCCACCTTCGACACGCCGCGCAGGCCGGAGGCGAGCACCGCGCTTCCGCCCGGCGCCACGCTGGTGCTCTTCACCGACGGGCTGGTGGAGCGCAGGGGCGTCGACATCGACGACAGCTTCGCGCAGATCGCCGACGTGCTGGCCGGGACGCCGGGGCGGCTGCCGCGCGAGGTCGCGGACGCGGTGCTGAGCAGGCTGCGCCCGGCCGCCGGGTACGACGACGACGTCGCCATGGTGGTCTACCGGCAGCCGCCCGCGCCGCTGCTGCTCGACGTGCCCGCCGCCGCCGAGCAGCTCACCGTGCTGCGCCGCACGCTCAAGGCGTGGTTCGCCGCCGCCGCGGTGCCGCACGACCTGGCCGCCGACCTGGTGGCCGCCGCCAACGAGGCATGCAGCAACAGCGTCGAGCACGCCTACCTGCACAAGCGCCCGGGCCGGGTGGTGCTGGCGGCCGAGTGCGACACCGAGACCGTCGTCATCGTGGTCCGCGACGACGGCGACTGGAAGCCGCGCGCGGCGGACCCCGGCTACCGCGGCCGCGGCATCGAGATGATGAAGGCGCTCACCGAGGACGTGGAGATCGAGCACACCGGGGAGGGGACGCGGGTGCGCATGTGGGTCACGCTGCCCGCCATCACCTTCCCCACCGCGAACCCGATCCGCAGCGCCGGTCAGCCCGGGTAG
- a CDS encoding SpoIIE family protein phosphatase, protein MFDHGFVDRVEWAVAGRPYPGHETSGDRGVVLDAGGGRVLFGVLDGLGHGSGAAEAADRAARVLAENRSEPLDVLLVLCHRAMADTRGAAVSLASFGADETVHWLGVGNVESRVLTAGPAGIAVRATMLLTAGIVGYRLPPTLQPQSIPVRPGDLLLMYTDGILADSDGAVDLARSTADITAAILETYAKATDDALVLAARHRGATDPVA, encoded by the coding sequence ATGTTTGACCACGGTTTCGTCGACCGGGTCGAGTGGGCGGTCGCCGGCCGGCCCTACCCCGGCCACGAGACCTCCGGTGACCGCGGCGTCGTGCTCGACGCGGGCGGCGGCCGGGTGCTCTTCGGGGTGCTGGACGGGCTCGGGCACGGCAGCGGCGCCGCCGAGGCGGCGGACCGGGCGGCGCGGGTGCTCGCGGAGAACCGCTCGGAGCCGCTGGACGTGCTGCTGGTGCTGTGCCACCGGGCCATGGCCGACACCAGGGGCGCTGCGGTCTCGCTCGCCTCGTTCGGCGCCGACGAGACGGTGCACTGGCTCGGCGTCGGCAATGTGGAGTCGCGGGTGCTGACCGCGGGCCCGGCCGGGATCGCGGTACGCGCCACCATGCTGCTCACCGCGGGGATCGTCGGCTACCGGCTGCCGCCGACGCTGCAGCCGCAGAGCATTCCGGTGCGCCCGGGCGACCTGCTGCTCATGTACACCGACGGCATCCTCGCCGACTCCGACGGCGCCGTCGACCTGGCCCGCTCCACCGCCGACATCACCGCCGCGATCCTGGAGACCTACGCCAAGGCCACCGACGACGCCCTCGTCCTCGCGGCGCGGCACCGCGGCGCCACCGACCCGGTGGCATGA
- a CDS encoding STAS domain-containing protein, translating to MPVPILKQGTYLIASVQSALTDADTERLQDDLMRQVSKYRANGIIVDVTAIDIMDSFAARSLRTIAHMTQLRGAETVIVGLQPEVAFAMVQLGLTFEDMHTALDLEEGLAWLNAKTSRRHRDGRDSGR from the coding sequence ATGCCGGTTCCGATTCTCAAGCAGGGCACCTATCTGATCGCGTCGGTGCAGTCCGCGCTCACCGACGCCGACACCGAACGGCTGCAGGACGACCTGATGCGGCAGGTCAGCAAATACCGCGCGAACGGCATCATCGTCGACGTCACGGCGATCGACATCATGGATTCGTTCGCCGCACGGTCGCTGCGTACCATCGCGCACATGACGCAGCTGCGGGGGGCGGAGACGGTGATCGTCGGGCTGCAACCCGAGGTCGCGTTCGCCATGGTGCAGCTCGGGCTGACCTTCGAGGACATGCACACCGCGCTCGACCTCGAAGAGGGCCTGGCCTGGCTGAACGCCAAGACCTCCCGACGCCACCGAGACGGCCGTGACAGTGGCCGCTGA
- the mftR gene encoding mycofactocin system transcriptional regulator (MftR, the mycofactocin system transcriptional regulator, is an uncharacterized TetR family DNA-binding transcription factor. Its role is inferred by context. It occurs as part of the biosynthesis locus for mycofactocin, a partially characterized electron carrier derived from the terminal Val-Tyr dipeptide of the precursor peptide MftA, through a radical SAM enzyme-mediated process.) — MTEQANTRSRGRPRGTSRRQLELIALELFTERGFEDTTVDQIAAAAGISERTFFRYFPSKGELLWYQFDDEVATLRGLFATVADDVPMMTAVRRVVVAANAYRAEDVPELRTRMHLLATVPGLAATAGAHYDAWERAVSEFAARRLGGAPDELVPLAIGRATLATARAAFDAWLGRADDDLTVYLDRALAALAAGFAVPASAAAELPAGLGGGPAGV; from the coding sequence GTGACCGAGCAGGCGAACACCCGCAGCCGCGGCAGGCCGCGCGGCACCAGCCGCCGCCAGCTCGAGCTCATCGCGCTCGAGCTGTTCACCGAGCGCGGCTTCGAGGACACCACGGTGGACCAGATCGCGGCAGCCGCCGGGATCAGCGAGCGCACCTTCTTCCGCTACTTCCCGAGCAAGGGCGAGCTGCTCTGGTACCAGTTCGACGACGAGGTGGCGACGCTGCGCGGCCTCTTCGCGACCGTCGCCGACGACGTCCCGATGATGACGGCGGTGCGCCGGGTGGTGGTCGCGGCCAATGCCTATCGCGCCGAGGACGTCCCGGAGCTGCGCACCAGGATGCATCTGCTGGCAACGGTTCCGGGGCTGGCGGCCACCGCGGGCGCGCACTACGACGCCTGGGAGCGGGCGGTCAGCGAATTCGCGGCACGCAGGCTGGGCGGTGCCCCCGACGAGCTCGTCCCGCTGGCGATCGGGCGGGCGACCCTGGCGACCGCGCGCGCTGCCTTCGACGCCTGGCTCGGCCGCGCCGACGACGACCTCACGGTCTACCTGGATCGGGCGCTGGCGGCGCTCGCCGCCGGCTTCGCGGTGCCCGCCTCGGCTGCCGCCGAGCTACCCGCAGGTTTGGGGGGCGGTCCCGCCGGGGTATGA
- a CDS encoding TIGR03619 family F420-dependent LLM class oxidoreductase, which produces MRIGINTFLTDEGIGPLELGQALEERGFESLFLAEHSHIPLSRETAYPAGGELPRVYYRTLDPFVAFAGIAAVTERLLLGTGVTLLIQRDVLHTAKEVATLDRISNGRVVFGVGVGWNREEMADHGTDPRTRGTLLDEQLQVLTRVWTEETVEFHGEHLDFAPFQAWPKPVQRPHPPIFVGGAEAAAKRARRLGFGWIPNGVGSPAAVAAQLAPFLDSGLPIAVTPAPADPAVLDAYAEAGAVRATLKLETLPADETLRVLDDLAKLAARYPG; this is translated from the coding sequence ATGAGGATCGGAATCAACACCTTCCTGACCGACGAGGGGATCGGCCCGCTGGAACTGGGGCAGGCACTCGAGGAGCGCGGCTTCGAATCGCTGTTCCTCGCGGAGCATTCGCACATCCCGCTGAGCCGGGAGACGGCCTACCCGGCCGGCGGTGAGCTGCCCCGGGTCTACTACCGGACGCTCGACCCGTTCGTGGCCTTCGCGGGGATCGCGGCGGTCACCGAGCGGCTGCTGCTCGGCACCGGGGTCACGCTGCTGATCCAGCGCGATGTGCTGCACACCGCCAAGGAGGTCGCGACGCTCGACCGGATCTCGAACGGCCGGGTGGTGTTCGGCGTCGGCGTCGGCTGGAACCGCGAGGAGATGGCCGACCACGGCACCGATCCGCGCACGCGGGGCACGCTGCTCGACGAGCAGCTGCAGGTGCTCACCAGGGTCTGGACCGAGGAGACGGTCGAGTTCCACGGCGAGCACCTCGACTTCGCGCCGTTCCAGGCGTGGCCCAAGCCGGTGCAGCGGCCGCACCCGCCGATCTTCGTCGGCGGCGCGGAGGCGGCGGCGAAACGCGCCCGGCGGCTCGGCTTCGGCTGGATCCCGAACGGCGTCGGCAGCCCGGCGGCGGTGGCCGCGCAGCTCGCGCCGTTCCTGGACAGCGGGCTGCCGATCGCGGTCACCCCGGCCCCGGCCGACCCGGCGGTGCTCGACGCCTACGCCGAGGCGGGCGCGGTCCGCGCGACCCTGAAGCTGGAGACCCTGCCCGCGGACGAGACGCTGCGCGTGCTGGACGATCTCGCGAAGCTCGCCGCCCGCTACCCGGGCTGA
- a CDS encoding STAS domain-containing protein, with product MSEVSMSLSADPLVAGPVDNLLPQLVEHLRQNRTALREEWARRITDAQLLTAMTPEEIFSEITSVYDNYVAVLETGSVEALQAYARDLSERIIPRGVETDEVLGIVLLLRDVLARSLFEKYQSDFNLLNHVLDAYEPAANRIASTVAISFVQERERVIRQQQEAIRELSTPVLQVREQLLILPIIGVLDSQRARQLTEQLLRAIRANRAKVVVIDITGVPNIDSTVANHLVQTVDASGLMGANVIITGLSSDIALTLVTIGLDLSKMNAVGDLQGGIEEAERLLGYEVTRVTDRLIERDGR from the coding sequence ATGTCCGAGGTGTCCATGAGCCTTTCGGCGGATCCGCTCGTAGCGGGGCCGGTCGACAACCTGCTGCCCCAGCTCGTGGAGCACCTGCGGCAGAATCGCACCGCGCTGCGCGAGGAGTGGGCGCGCCGCATCACCGACGCGCAGCTGCTGACCGCGATGACCCCGGAGGAGATCTTCTCCGAAATCACCTCGGTCTACGACAATTACGTGGCCGTGCTGGAGACCGGCAGCGTCGAGGCGCTGCAGGCCTACGCCCGCGACCTGTCCGAGCGCATCATCCCGCGCGGCGTCGAGACCGACGAGGTGCTCGGCATCGTGCTGCTGCTGCGAGATGTGCTGGCCCGCTCGCTGTTCGAGAAGTACCAGTCGGACTTCAACCTGCTCAACCACGTGCTCGACGCCTACGAGCCGGCCGCGAACCGGATCGCGAGCACGGTCGCCATCTCCTTCGTGCAGGAGCGCGAGCGCGTCATCCGGCAGCAGCAGGAGGCGATCCGCGAGCTCTCCACCCCGGTGCTGCAGGTGCGCGAGCAGCTGCTCATCCTGCCGATCATCGGCGTGCTGGACAGCCAGCGCGCGCGCCAGCTCACCGAGCAGCTGCTGCGCGCGATCCGGGCCAATCGCGCCAAGGTGGTGGTCATCGACATCACCGGTGTGCCGAACATCGACTCGACGGTCGCCAACCACCTGGTGCAGACGGTCGACGCCTCCGGGCTGATGGGCGCGAACGTGATCATCACCGGGCTCTCGTCCGATATCGCGCTCACCCTGGTCACCATCGGTCTCGACCTGTCCAAGATGAACGCGGTCGGCGACCTGCAGGGCGGCATCGAGGAGGCGGAGCGGCTGCTCGGCTACGAGGTCACCCGGGTCACGGACCGGCTCATCGAGCGCGACGGCCGCTGA
- the mftD gene encoding pre-mycofactocin synthase MftD (MftD, an enzyme found in the mycofactocin biosynthesis locus, performs an oxidative deamination of 3-amino-5-[(p-hydroxyphenyl)methyl]-4,4-dimethyl-2-pyrrolidinone (AHDP). The resulting compound, now called pre-mycofactocin (PMFT), is a biologically active redox cofactor that can oxidize the non-exchangeable NADH of TIGR03971 family SDR-type oxidoreductases.) has protein sequence MNPWFETVAEAQRRAKKRLPKPVYGALIAGSERGQTIEDNQKAFTELGFAPHVAGPIGERSQATTVLGQSVSMPVLISPTGVQAVHPDGEVAVARAAAARGVAMGLSSFASKPVEEVIAANPATFFQLYWSGSKDDILLRMARAKAAGAVGLILTLDWSFSHGRDWGSPEIPQGLDFRTMLKFAPATIVKPRWLTTYLKSRTLPDLTVPNLVTGDAKAPGFFAAYGEWMGTPPPDWSDVRWVVESWDGPVLLKGVIRVDDAQRAVDAGVAGISVSNHGGNNLDGTPAAIRALPAIADAVGHDVEVLLDGGIRRGSDVVKAVALGARAVLIGRAYLWGLAANGQAGVENVLDILKGGIDSALLGLRKTSIHDLDRDDIVVPQGFVRDLGAPVAPTRTLDAATSA, from the coding sequence ATGAATCCCTGGTTCGAGACCGTGGCCGAGGCCCAGCGGCGAGCGAAGAAGCGGTTGCCCAAGCCGGTGTACGGCGCGCTGATCGCCGGCTCCGAGCGGGGGCAGACCATCGAGGACAACCAGAAGGCGTTCACCGAACTCGGCTTCGCCCCGCACGTCGCCGGGCCGATCGGCGAGCGCTCGCAGGCCACGACGGTGCTCGGGCAGAGCGTCTCCATGCCCGTGCTGATCTCGCCCACCGGCGTCCAGGCCGTGCACCCCGACGGCGAGGTCGCGGTCGCCCGCGCCGCCGCCGCCCGGGGGGTCGCGATGGGGCTCAGCTCGTTCGCGAGCAAGCCTGTCGAAGAGGTGATCGCGGCCAACCCCGCGACCTTCTTCCAGCTGTACTGGAGCGGGTCCAAGGACGACATCCTGCTGCGGATGGCGCGGGCGAAGGCGGCCGGTGCGGTCGGGTTGATCCTCACCCTGGACTGGTCCTTCTCGCACGGCCGCGACTGGGGAAGCCCGGAGATCCCGCAGGGTCTCGACTTCCGCACCATGCTCAAGTTCGCCCCCGCCACCATTGTCAAGCCGCGCTGGCTCACCACCTACCTGAAGTCGCGCACCCTGCCCGATCTCACCGTGCCGAACCTGGTCACCGGCGACGCCAAGGCCCCCGGCTTCTTCGCCGCCTACGGCGAGTGGATGGGCACCCCGCCGCCGGACTGGTCGGACGTGCGCTGGGTGGTCGAGAGCTGGGACGGGCCGGTGCTGCTCAAGGGCGTCATCCGGGTCGACGACGCACAGCGCGCGGTCGATGCCGGGGTCGCGGGCATCTCCGTCTCCAACCACGGCGGCAACAACCTGGACGGCACCCCCGCCGCCATCCGCGCCCTGCCCGCCATCGCGGACGCGGTCGGGCACGACGTCGAGGTGCTGCTCGACGGCGGCATCCGCCGCGGCAGTGACGTGGTCAAAGCCGTCGCGCTCGGTGCCCGCGCGGTGCTGATCGGCCGCGCCTACCTGTGGGGCCTGGCCGCGAACGGCCAGGCCGGGGTCGAGAACGTGCTGGACATCCTGAAGGGCGGCATCGACTCCGCCCTGCTCGGGCTGCGCAAGACCAGCATCCACGACCTCGACCGGGACGACATCGTCGTCCCCCAGGGCTTCGTCCGCGACCTCGGCGCACCGGTCGCCCCCACCCGCACCCTGGACGCCGCTACCTCGGCCTGA
- a CDS encoding fatty acid desaturase family protein has translation MAITDIDVYAHLTAEDIEALGAELDAIRRDIEESRGERDSRYIHRTIAFQRALAAGGRATLMFSNRRAAWLAGTAMLSAAKIIENMELGHNVMHGQWDWMNDPEIHSSSWEWDTTCPSVQWKHSHNFVHHKYTNIVGMDDDVGYGILRITRDQRWLWWNVGNPVYNFLLATFFEWGVALHHLEVEKIRKKEKSWGQVFRDLRVIGTKVGKQAAKDYLIFPALAGKNWKTTLTADATANIVRNYWAYMVIFCGHFPDGAEKFTKQEFADEDQPRWYLRQMLGSANFHAGPLMRFMSGNLSHQIEHHLFPDLPSNRYEEIAVRVRALCDKYDLPYTTGSIGHQYLQTFRTIAKLSVPNGLLAATADDAPETASELRFAIREGLSDHFGVDPDTGRRRGLRTALRELNQAPVRSGG, from the coding sequence GTGGCCATCACCGATATCGACGTCTACGCGCACCTGACCGCCGAGGACATCGAGGCGCTCGGCGCCGAACTCGACGCCATCCGCCGCGATATCGAGGAGTCCCGCGGCGAGCGCGACTCCCGGTACATCCACCGCACGATCGCGTTCCAGCGGGCGCTGGCCGCCGGTGGGCGCGCGACGCTCATGTTCAGCAATCGCAGGGCCGCGTGGCTGGCGGGCACCGCCATGCTCTCGGCCGCGAAGATCATCGAGAACATGGAGCTCGGGCACAACGTCATGCACGGGCAGTGGGACTGGATGAACGATCCGGAGATCCACTCCTCGTCCTGGGAGTGGGACACCACCTGCCCCAGCGTGCAGTGGAAGCATTCGCACAATTTCGTGCACCACAAGTACACCAATATCGTCGGAATGGACGACGATGTGGGCTACGGGATCCTGCGCATCACCCGCGACCAGCGGTGGCTGTGGTGGAACGTCGGCAATCCTGTCTACAACTTCCTGCTGGCGACCTTCTTCGAGTGGGGTGTCGCGCTGCACCACCTCGAGGTCGAGAAGATCCGGAAGAAGGAGAAGAGCTGGGGGCAGGTCTTCCGTGACCTGCGCGTCATCGGCACCAAGGTCGGCAAGCAGGCCGCCAAGGACTACCTGATCTTCCCCGCGCTGGCCGGGAAGAACTGGAAGACGACGCTCACCGCCGATGCCACCGCCAATATCGTCCGGAACTACTGGGCGTACATGGTGATCTTCTGCGGCCATTTCCCGGACGGTGCCGAGAAGTTCACGAAGCAGGAATTCGCCGATGAGGACCAGCCGCGCTGGTACCTGCGCCAGATGCTCGGCTCCGCCAACTTCCACGCGGGTCCGCTCATGCGTTTCATGAGTGGCAACCTCAGCCATCAGATCGAGCACCACCTCTTCCCCGATCTCCCCAGCAATCGGTACGAGGAGATCGCGGTGCGGGTGCGCGCCCTCTGCGACAAGTACGACCTCCCCTATACGACCGGGTCGATCGGCCACCAGTACCTGCAGACCTTCCGCACCATCGCCAAACTCTCGGTGCCGAACGGCCTGCTGGCCGCCACCGCCGACGACGCGCCGGAGACGGCCTCCGAACTCCGCTTCGCCATCCGGGAGGGGCTGTCGGACCACTTCGGGGTCGACCCCGACACCGGCCGGCGCCGGGGCCTGCGCACCGCGTTGCGCGAGCTGAACCAGGCCCCGGTCCGGTCGGGAGGGTGA
- a CDS encoding ATP-binding protein yields MAAESHVILVKVSGDIVIARQAGRELAAELGFSLTDRTMISTAISEIARNITSYAGTGEIRLLVDEREGRRALIVQAEDQGPGIRDITRALEDGYSTGRGLGLGLPGARRLMDRLTVDSDPGQGTLIEMWKWVPENV; encoded by the coding sequence GTGGCCGCTGAGAGCCACGTGATCCTGGTCAAGGTGTCGGGTGACATCGTGATCGCGCGTCAGGCAGGCCGCGAGCTCGCGGCCGAGCTCGGCTTCTCGCTCACCGACCGCACGATGATCTCCACCGCCATCTCCGAGATCGCCCGCAACATCACCAGTTACGCGGGCACCGGCGAGATCCGGCTGCTCGTCGACGAGCGCGAGGGCAGGCGCGCGCTCATCGTGCAGGCCGAGGACCAGGGGCCAGGCATCCGCGACATCACCAGGGCGCTGGAGGACGGCTACTCCACCGGCCGCGGCCTCGGGCTCGGGCTGCCCGGCGCGCGCAGGCTCATGGACCGGCTCACGGTCGACTCGGATCCCGGGCAGGGCACCCTCATCGAGATGTGGAAGTGGGTGCCGGAGAATGTTTGA
- the mftE gene encoding mycofactocin biosynthesis peptidyl-dipeptidase MftE produces the protein MAELTSQGRAGAEVAALTWPDVAASGRSAILVVPLGATEQHGPHLPLSTDTDLAVSLCTRLASARPDVLVAPALPYGSSGEHAGFPGTLSIGQAALEQVLVELCRSATDFLDRVLLVSGHGGNAEPLRRAAALLRGEGRDVRFFLPQYPGDAHAGRSETALQLALDPARVRLDRAEPGATGPLRDLLPALRAGGVAAVSANGVLGDPTGATADEGTVLLDRLGTDLIERTGQWWPVSSPERIRR, from the coding sequence GTGGCCGAACTCACATCGCAGGGTCGCGCGGGCGCCGAAGTGGCCGCGCTCACCTGGCCTGACGTGGCTGCATCCGGCCGCTCGGCGATCCTCGTGGTTCCACTGGGGGCGACCGAGCAGCACGGGCCGCACCTGCCGCTCTCGACCGACACCGACCTCGCTGTTTCTCTCTGTACGCGGCTGGCGAGTGCCCGGCCGGATGTACTGGTGGCGCCCGCGCTGCCGTACGGGTCCAGTGGGGAGCACGCCGGGTTCCCCGGCACGCTCTCCATCGGGCAGGCCGCCCTGGAGCAGGTGCTGGTCGAGCTGTGCCGCTCGGCCACCGACTTCCTCGACCGGGTGCTGCTGGTCAGCGGGCACGGCGGCAATGCCGAGCCGCTGCGGCGGGCCGCTGCGCTGTTGCGCGGCGAGGGCCGCGACGTGCGGTTCTTCCTGCCGCAGTACCCCGGCGACGCACACGCCGGGCGCAGCGAGACGGCGCTGCAGCTCGCGCTCGACCCCGCGCGGGTGCGGCTCGACCGCGCCGAGCCGGGGGCGACCGGGCCACTGCGCGACCTGCTCCCCGCGCTGCGGGCGGGCGGCGTCGCCGCCGTCAGCGCCAACGGCGTACTCGGCGACCCGACCGGCGCCACCGCCGACGAGGGAACGGTCCTCCTCGACCGCCTCGGCACAGACCTGATCGAGCGCACCGGCCAGTGGTGGCCGGTGTCCTCCCCGGAAAGGATCCGACGATGA